Proteins encoded within one genomic window of Esox lucius isolate fEsoLuc1 chromosome 12, fEsoLuc1.pri, whole genome shotgun sequence:
- the LOC105027758 gene encoding deoxyribonuclease gamma-like isoform X1 produces MSCLSLLFLIVGISGACSGFKICAFNVRNFDIAKSTNYRVMHTLTKVVSRCDICLLQEVKDVQGKVVKALVGSLNRYSIRPNIQGYDDHYHYKSVASGGLGSKPNDTDQYVYLYRNETVEVKDKYQYADKKNAFSRDPFIVRFQAKATEIEDFALIPLHTVAIEATNEIDQLYDVFEEVKLKWKSTQVMFLGTLNAACGYMTGKDKANIRLFSNPGFYWLIGDKVDTTVRAISNCAYDRIVVHGQPFLKAIKPYSAKVFNIAKEYKLTVDKALEVSDHFPVEVELKIKSSGQIQAQFQPVLLIAITVVTYVLDILPFTSAV; encoded by the exons ATGAGTTGCCTCTCTCTACTCTTCCTTATTGTTGGTATTTCTGGGGCATGTTCCGGCTTCAAGATCTGTGCCTTCAATGTCAGGAACTTTGACATTGCCAAATCAACCAACTACAGGGTGATGCATACTCTGACGAAG GTTGTCTCTCGTTGTGACATCTGTCTCCTTCAGGAGGTAAAAGATGTACAGGGGAAAGTTGTTAAAGCCCTAGTAGGGAGTCTCAACAGGTACAGTATAAG gccaaacattcaagg aTATGATGACCACTATCACTATAAATCTGTAGCCAGTGGAGGTTTGGGTTCAAAACCAAATGACACAGACCAGTATGTCTATCTTTACAG GAATGAGACTGTGGAGGTGAAAGATAAGTACCAGTACGCTGACAAAAAGAATGCTTTCTCCAGAGACCCATTTATTGTTCGATTCCAAGCCAAGGCTACAG AGATAGAAGACTTTGCTCTGATCCCGTTGCACACTGTGGCCATCGAGGCAACCAACGAGATTGACCAGCTCTATGATGTCTTTGAGGAAGTCAAATTGAAGTGGAAATCTACG CAAGTGATGTTCCTTGGAACCCTCAATGCTGCTTGTGGGTACATGACAGGAAAGGACAAGGCAAACATTCGACTATTCTCGAACCCTGGATTTTACTGGTTGATTGGGGACAAGGTCGATACAACTGTTAGAGCTATCTCCAACTGCGCCTATGACAG aaTTGTGGTACACGGACAGCCCTTCCTGAAAGCCATAAAACCTTATTCAGCGAAGGTCTTCAACATTGCAAAAGAGTATAAACTCACAGTTGACAAG GCTCTGGAAGTGAGTGACCACTTCCCAGTGGAGGTGGAGCTGAAGATCAAATCATCAGGGCAGATTCAAGCTCAGTTTCAGCCTGTCCTCCTAATTGCCATCACTGTTGTAACCTACGTCCTGGACATCTTACCTTTCACCAGTGCAGTTTGA
- the LOC105027758 gene encoding deoxyribonuclease gamma-like isoform X2 yields MSCLSLLFLIVGISGACSGFKICAFNVRNFDIAKSTNYRVMHTLTKVVSRCDICLLQEVKDVQGKVVKALVGSLNRYSIRYDDHYHYKSVASGGLGSKPNDTDQYVYLYRNETVEVKDKYQYADKKNAFSRDPFIVRFQAKATEIEDFALIPLHTVAIEATNEIDQLYDVFEEVKLKWKSTQVMFLGTLNAACGYMTGKDKANIRLFSNPGFYWLIGDKVDTTVRAISNCAYDRIVVHGQPFLKAIKPYSAKVFNIAKEYKLTVDKALEVSDHFPVEVELKIKSSGQIQAQFQPVLLIAITVVTYVLDILPFTSAV; encoded by the exons ATGAGTTGCCTCTCTCTACTCTTCCTTATTGTTGGTATTTCTGGGGCATGTTCCGGCTTCAAGATCTGTGCCTTCAATGTCAGGAACTTTGACATTGCCAAATCAACCAACTACAGGGTGATGCATACTCTGACGAAG GTTGTCTCTCGTTGTGACATCTGTCTCCTTCAGGAGGTAAAAGATGTACAGGGGAAAGTTGTTAAAGCCCTAGTAGGGAGTCTCAACAGGTACAGTATAAG aTATGATGACCACTATCACTATAAATCTGTAGCCAGTGGAGGTTTGGGTTCAAAACCAAATGACACAGACCAGTATGTCTATCTTTACAG GAATGAGACTGTGGAGGTGAAAGATAAGTACCAGTACGCTGACAAAAAGAATGCTTTCTCCAGAGACCCATTTATTGTTCGATTCCAAGCCAAGGCTACAG AGATAGAAGACTTTGCTCTGATCCCGTTGCACACTGTGGCCATCGAGGCAACCAACGAGATTGACCAGCTCTATGATGTCTTTGAGGAAGTCAAATTGAAGTGGAAATCTACG CAAGTGATGTTCCTTGGAACCCTCAATGCTGCTTGTGGGTACATGACAGGAAAGGACAAGGCAAACATTCGACTATTCTCGAACCCTGGATTTTACTGGTTGATTGGGGACAAGGTCGATACAACTGTTAGAGCTATCTCCAACTGCGCCTATGACAG aaTTGTGGTACACGGACAGCCCTTCCTGAAAGCCATAAAACCTTATTCAGCGAAGGTCTTCAACATTGCAAAAGAGTATAAACTCACAGTTGACAAG GCTCTGGAAGTGAGTGACCACTTCCCAGTGGAGGTGGAGCTGAAGATCAAATCATCAGGGCAGATTCAAGCTCAGTTTCAGCCTGTCCTCCTAATTGCCATCACTGTTGTAACCTACGTCCTGGACATCTTACCTTTCACCAGTGCAGTTTGA
- the LOC105027758 gene encoding deoxyribonuclease gamma-like isoform X4 — translation MSCLSLLFLIVGISGACSGFKICAFNVRNFDIAKSTNYRVMHTLTKVVSRCDICLLQEVKDVQGKVVKALVGSLNRYSIRNETVEVKDKYQYADKKNAFSRDPFIVRFQAKATEIEDFALIPLHTVAIEATNEIDQLYDVFEEVKLKWKSTQVMFLGTLNAACGYMTGKDKANIRLFSNPGFYWLIGDKVDTTVRAISNCAYDRIVVHGQPFLKAIKPYSAKVFNIAKEYKLTVDKALEVSDHFPVEVELKIKSSGQIQAQFQPVLLIAITVVTYVLDILPFTSAV, via the exons ATGAGTTGCCTCTCTCTACTCTTCCTTATTGTTGGTATTTCTGGGGCATGTTCCGGCTTCAAGATCTGTGCCTTCAATGTCAGGAACTTTGACATTGCCAAATCAACCAACTACAGGGTGATGCATACTCTGACGAAG GTTGTCTCTCGTTGTGACATCTGTCTCCTTCAGGAGGTAAAAGATGTACAGGGGAAAGTTGTTAAAGCCCTAGTAGGGAGTCTCAACAGGTACAGTATAAG GAATGAGACTGTGGAGGTGAAAGATAAGTACCAGTACGCTGACAAAAAGAATGCTTTCTCCAGAGACCCATTTATTGTTCGATTCCAAGCCAAGGCTACAG AGATAGAAGACTTTGCTCTGATCCCGTTGCACACTGTGGCCATCGAGGCAACCAACGAGATTGACCAGCTCTATGATGTCTTTGAGGAAGTCAAATTGAAGTGGAAATCTACG CAAGTGATGTTCCTTGGAACCCTCAATGCTGCTTGTGGGTACATGACAGGAAAGGACAAGGCAAACATTCGACTATTCTCGAACCCTGGATTTTACTGGTTGATTGGGGACAAGGTCGATACAACTGTTAGAGCTATCTCCAACTGCGCCTATGACAG aaTTGTGGTACACGGACAGCCCTTCCTGAAAGCCATAAAACCTTATTCAGCGAAGGTCTTCAACATTGCAAAAGAGTATAAACTCACAGTTGACAAG GCTCTGGAAGTGAGTGACCACTTCCCAGTGGAGGTGGAGCTGAAGATCAAATCATCAGGGCAGATTCAAGCTCAGTTTCAGCCTGTCCTCCTAATTGCCATCACTGTTGTAACCTACGTCCTGGACATCTTACCTTTCACCAGTGCAGTTTGA
- the LOC105027758 gene encoding deoxyribonuclease gamma-like isoform X3: MSCLSLLFLIVGISGACSGFKICAFNVRNFDIAKSTNYRVMHTLTKVVSRCDICLLQEVKDVQGKVVKALVGSLNRYDDHYHYKSVASGGLGSKPNDTDQYVYLYRNETVEVKDKYQYADKKNAFSRDPFIVRFQAKATEIEDFALIPLHTVAIEATNEIDQLYDVFEEVKLKWKSTQVMFLGTLNAACGYMTGKDKANIRLFSNPGFYWLIGDKVDTTVRAISNCAYDRIVVHGQPFLKAIKPYSAKVFNIAKEYKLTVDKALEVSDHFPVEVELKIKSSGQIQAQFQPVLLIAITVVTYVLDILPFTSAV; encoded by the exons ATGAGTTGCCTCTCTCTACTCTTCCTTATTGTTGGTATTTCTGGGGCATGTTCCGGCTTCAAGATCTGTGCCTTCAATGTCAGGAACTTTGACATTGCCAAATCAACCAACTACAGGGTGATGCATACTCTGACGAAG GTTGTCTCTCGTTGTGACATCTGTCTCCTTCAGGAGGTAAAAGATGTACAGGGGAAAGTTGTTAAAGCCCTAGTAGGGAGTCTCAACAG aTATGATGACCACTATCACTATAAATCTGTAGCCAGTGGAGGTTTGGGTTCAAAACCAAATGACACAGACCAGTATGTCTATCTTTACAG GAATGAGACTGTGGAGGTGAAAGATAAGTACCAGTACGCTGACAAAAAGAATGCTTTCTCCAGAGACCCATTTATTGTTCGATTCCAAGCCAAGGCTACAG AGATAGAAGACTTTGCTCTGATCCCGTTGCACACTGTGGCCATCGAGGCAACCAACGAGATTGACCAGCTCTATGATGTCTTTGAGGAAGTCAAATTGAAGTGGAAATCTACG CAAGTGATGTTCCTTGGAACCCTCAATGCTGCTTGTGGGTACATGACAGGAAAGGACAAGGCAAACATTCGACTATTCTCGAACCCTGGATTTTACTGGTTGATTGGGGACAAGGTCGATACAACTGTTAGAGCTATCTCCAACTGCGCCTATGACAG aaTTGTGGTACACGGACAGCCCTTCCTGAAAGCCATAAAACCTTATTCAGCGAAGGTCTTCAACATTGCAAAAGAGTATAAACTCACAGTTGACAAG GCTCTGGAAGTGAGTGACCACTTCCCAGTGGAGGTGGAGCTGAAGATCAAATCATCAGGGCAGATTCAAGCTCAGTTTCAGCCTGTCCTCCTAATTGCCATCACTGTTGTAACCTACGTCCTGGACATCTTACCTTTCACCAGTGCAGTTTGA
- the LOC105027758 gene encoding deoxyribonuclease gamma-like isoform X5: MSCLSLLFLIVGISGACSGFKICAFNVRNFDIAKSTNYRVMHTLTKVVSRCDICLLQEVKDVQGKVVKALVGSLNRNETVEVKDKYQYADKKNAFSRDPFIVRFQAKATEIEDFALIPLHTVAIEATNEIDQLYDVFEEVKLKWKSTQVMFLGTLNAACGYMTGKDKANIRLFSNPGFYWLIGDKVDTTVRAISNCAYDRIVVHGQPFLKAIKPYSAKVFNIAKEYKLTVDKALEVSDHFPVEVELKIKSSGQIQAQFQPVLLIAITVVTYVLDILPFTSAV; this comes from the exons ATGAGTTGCCTCTCTCTACTCTTCCTTATTGTTGGTATTTCTGGGGCATGTTCCGGCTTCAAGATCTGTGCCTTCAATGTCAGGAACTTTGACATTGCCAAATCAACCAACTACAGGGTGATGCATACTCTGACGAAG GTTGTCTCTCGTTGTGACATCTGTCTCCTTCAGGAGGTAAAAGATGTACAGGGGAAAGTTGTTAAAGCCCTAGTAGGGAGTCTCAACAG GAATGAGACTGTGGAGGTGAAAGATAAGTACCAGTACGCTGACAAAAAGAATGCTTTCTCCAGAGACCCATTTATTGTTCGATTCCAAGCCAAGGCTACAG AGATAGAAGACTTTGCTCTGATCCCGTTGCACACTGTGGCCATCGAGGCAACCAACGAGATTGACCAGCTCTATGATGTCTTTGAGGAAGTCAAATTGAAGTGGAAATCTACG CAAGTGATGTTCCTTGGAACCCTCAATGCTGCTTGTGGGTACATGACAGGAAAGGACAAGGCAAACATTCGACTATTCTCGAACCCTGGATTTTACTGGTTGATTGGGGACAAGGTCGATACAACTGTTAGAGCTATCTCCAACTGCGCCTATGACAG aaTTGTGGTACACGGACAGCCCTTCCTGAAAGCCATAAAACCTTATTCAGCGAAGGTCTTCAACATTGCAAAAGAGTATAAACTCACAGTTGACAAG GCTCTGGAAGTGAGTGACCACTTCCCAGTGGAGGTGGAGCTGAAGATCAAATCATCAGGGCAGATTCAAGCTCAGTTTCAGCCTGTCCTCCTAATTGCCATCACTGTTGTAACCTACGTCCTGGACATCTTACCTTTCACCAGTGCAGTTTGA